The Anticarsia gemmatalis isolate Benzon Research Colony breed Stoneville strain chromosome 29, ilAntGemm2 primary, whole genome shotgun sequence genome window below encodes:
- the hts gene encoding adducin 1-like protein hts isoform X5, which yields MADTDTETLPNGTGALSNEEEDERLKQRPADIDADVREMERRKRVEALMSSKLFREELERVLDQQMHEGNDAPLLQRIREMVGGRLHTGSLRGPACVLPINDIRGIEGVGYEKGEKILRCKLAAVYRLVDLFGWTQTGITGQITARLNTAVESVLTTPRGLLPHEVTASSLVKVDMQGAVQDQGTTNFPVNVEGFSLHASVHAARPDIRCVLHVRSPGALAVSAMKRGLLPLCHEAALLGDIAYHRVPNGPLDNSERDKLVRALGPSAKVLVLTSAGALCCGATLEEAFLQARCLAAAADVQLRLAAVPLDDLALIDEETRRQMYEMSRKPPSDAAKWRVGGEEFEALMRMLDNAGFRTGYIYRHPLIKNDVPRPKNDVEVPPAVSSLGYLLEEEELYKQGLWKKGQGKTGERTRWLNSPNVYQKVEVLETGTSDPKKITKWVDANNEEWVQDGSPAHSSTPVKIDTLQFVPKNTNPKEFKQLQQQIKENRRADKISAGPQSHILEGVTWDEASKLIGEDAANTHTGDHVVSHQVLMGAASKGIIQRGYQHNATVYSAPYARNPFDHVTDNEIDEYKRIVERKQRPNEYDTDLSESEAISAAQITSPASAPSETEEESRDEHRVLRIETKQAPVRSQPEVVLSDGEHTVNGDHSDAHQSTFSHSSKEGSPSKEVSTEDSPKKDKKKKKGLRTPSFLKKKKEKKKTSTPQPA from the exons ATGGCTGACACCGACACAGAGACGCTGCCGAACGGCACAGGCGCGCTCTCCAACGAGGAGGAAGATGAGAGGCTGAAGCAGCGCCCCGCTGACATTGATGCT GATGTCCGCGAAATGGAACGCCGCAAGCGCGTGGAAGCGCTGATGTCGTCGAAGCTGTTCCGCGAGGAGCTGGAGCGCGTGCTGGACCAGCAGATGCACGAGGGCAACGACGCGCCGCTGCTGCAGAGGATCCGCGAGATGGTGGGCGGCAGACTGCACACTGGCAGCTTGAGG GGCCCAGCATGCGTGCTCCCCATCAATGACATCCGCGGCATCGAGGGCGTGGGCTACGAGAAGGGCGAGAAGATCTTGCGATGCAAGCTGGCGGCCGTCTACCGTCTCGTCGATCTGTTCGGATGGACGCAGA CCGGTATCACAGGCCAGATCACGGCTCGGCTGAACACGGCGGTGGAGTCGGTGCTCACCACCCCCCGGGGTCTGCTGCCGCACGAGGTGACCGCCTCCTCGCTCGTGAAGGTGGACATGCAGGGAGCGGTGCAAGACCAGGGCACCACCAACTTCCCAGTCAATGTTGAAG GGTTCTCCCTCCACGCGTCGGTGCACGCGGCCCGGCCCGACATCCGCTGCGTGCTGCACGTGCGCTCGCCGGGCGCGCTGGCCGTGTCCGCCATGAAGCGCGGCCTGCTGCCGCTGTGCCACGAGGCCGCGCTGCTCGGAGACATCGCCTACCACCGCGTGCCTAATG GTCCCCTGGACAACTCGGAGCGCGACAAGCTGGTGCGCGCGCTGGGCCCGTCCGCCAAGGTGCTGGTGCTGACGTCGGCGGGCGCGCTGTGCTGCGGCGCCACGCTGGAGGAGGCCTTCCTGCAGGCGCGCTGcctggccgccgccgccgacgtgCAGCTGCGCCTGGCCGCCGTGCCGCTGGACGACCTGGCGCTCATTGATGAAGAGACCCGGAGACAG ATGTACGAGATGTCTCGCAAGCCTCCATCGGACGCGGCCAAGTGGCGCGTGGGCGGCGAGGAGTTCGAAGCGCTCATGCGTATGCTCGACAATGCCGGCTTCCGTACCGGCTACATCTACAGGCACCCGCTTATCAAG AACGACGTGCCGCGACCCAAGAACGACGTGGAGGTGCCTCCTGCCGTCTCCTCCCTCGGTTATCTGCTTGAAGAAGAAGAACTGTACAAGCAAGG GCTATGGAAGAAAGGTCAAGGCAAGACGGGCGAGCGCACCCGCTGGCTGAACTCGCCCAACGTGTACCAGAAGGTGGAGGTCCTGGAGACGGGCACCTCTGACCCTAAGAAGATCACCAAG TGGGTGGACGCTAACAACGAAGAG TGGGTGCAAGATGGGTCGCCAGCTCACTCCAGCACTCCGGTCAAGATAGACACTTTGCAGTTCGTGCCGAAGAACACTAACCCTAAGGAATTCAAACAATTGCAACAGCAG ataaaggAGAACCGTCGCGCGGACAAGATTAGCGCGGGACCACAGTCGCACATCCTAGAGGGTGTGACGTGGGACGAGGCCAGCAAGCTGATCGGTGAGGACGCCGCCAACACTCACACCGGCGACCATGTGGTCAGCCACCAG GTGCTGATGGGCGCGGCGTCCAAGGGCATCATCCAGCGCGGCTACCAGCACAACGCCACGGTGTACTCGGCGCCCTACGCGCGCAACCCCTTCGACCACGTCACCGACAACGAGATCGACGAGTACAAGCGGATCGTGGAGAGGAAGCAGCGCCCCAATGAAT ACGACACAGACCTGTCGGAGTCTGAGGCGATCAGCGCGGCGCAGATCACGTCCCCGGCCAGCGCGCCCTCCGAGACCGAGGAGGAGTCACGCGACG AACACCGCGTACTCAGAATAGAGACAAAACAAGCGCCCGTACGCAGTCAGCCGGAAGTGGTCCTCAGTGATG
- the hts gene encoding adducin 1-like protein hts isoform X4: MADTDTETLPNGTGALSNEEEDERLKQRPADIDADVREMERRKRVEALMSSKLFREELERVLDQQMHEGNDAPLLQRIREMVGGRLHTGSLRGPACVLPINDIRGIEGVGYEKGEKILRCKLAAVYRLVDLFGWTQTGITGQITARLNTAVESVLTTPRGLLPHEVTASSLVKVDMQGAVQDQGTTNFPVNVEGFSLHASVHAARPDIRCVLHVRSPGALAVSAMKRGLLPLCHEAALLGDIAYHRVPNGPLDNSERDKLVRALGPSAKVLVLTSAGALCCGATLEEAFLQARCLAAAADVQLRLAAVPLDDLALIDEETRRQMYEMSRKPPSDAAKWRVGGEEFEALMRMLDNAGFRTGYIYRHPLIKNDVPRPKNDVEVPPAVSSLGYLLEEEELYKQGLWKKGQGKTGERTRWLNSPNVYQKVEVLETGTSDPKKITKWVDANNEEWVQDGSPAHSSTPVKIDTLQFVPKNTNPKEFKQLQQQIKENRRADKISAGPQSHILEGVTWDEASKLIGEDAANTHTGDHVVSHQVLMGAASKGIIQRGYQHNATVYSAPYARNPFDHVTDNEIDEYKRIVERKQRPNEYDTDLSESEAISAAQITSPASAPSETEEESRDEHRVLRIETKQAPVRSQPEVVLSDVDTTDFLNAERAHADRTKGEHTVNGDHSDAHQSTFSHSSKEGSPSKEVSTEDSPKKDKKKKKGLRTPSFLKKKKEKKKTSTPQPA, from the exons ATGGCTGACACCGACACAGAGACGCTGCCGAACGGCACAGGCGCGCTCTCCAACGAGGAGGAAGATGAGAGGCTGAAGCAGCGCCCCGCTGACATTGATGCT GATGTCCGCGAAATGGAACGCCGCAAGCGCGTGGAAGCGCTGATGTCGTCGAAGCTGTTCCGCGAGGAGCTGGAGCGCGTGCTGGACCAGCAGATGCACGAGGGCAACGACGCGCCGCTGCTGCAGAGGATCCGCGAGATGGTGGGCGGCAGACTGCACACTGGCAGCTTGAGG GGCCCAGCATGCGTGCTCCCCATCAATGACATCCGCGGCATCGAGGGCGTGGGCTACGAGAAGGGCGAGAAGATCTTGCGATGCAAGCTGGCGGCCGTCTACCGTCTCGTCGATCTGTTCGGATGGACGCAGA CCGGTATCACAGGCCAGATCACGGCTCGGCTGAACACGGCGGTGGAGTCGGTGCTCACCACCCCCCGGGGTCTGCTGCCGCACGAGGTGACCGCCTCCTCGCTCGTGAAGGTGGACATGCAGGGAGCGGTGCAAGACCAGGGCACCACCAACTTCCCAGTCAATGTTGAAG GGTTCTCCCTCCACGCGTCGGTGCACGCGGCCCGGCCCGACATCCGCTGCGTGCTGCACGTGCGCTCGCCGGGCGCGCTGGCCGTGTCCGCCATGAAGCGCGGCCTGCTGCCGCTGTGCCACGAGGCCGCGCTGCTCGGAGACATCGCCTACCACCGCGTGCCTAATG GTCCCCTGGACAACTCGGAGCGCGACAAGCTGGTGCGCGCGCTGGGCCCGTCCGCCAAGGTGCTGGTGCTGACGTCGGCGGGCGCGCTGTGCTGCGGCGCCACGCTGGAGGAGGCCTTCCTGCAGGCGCGCTGcctggccgccgccgccgacgtgCAGCTGCGCCTGGCCGCCGTGCCGCTGGACGACCTGGCGCTCATTGATGAAGAGACCCGGAGACAG ATGTACGAGATGTCTCGCAAGCCTCCATCGGACGCGGCCAAGTGGCGCGTGGGCGGCGAGGAGTTCGAAGCGCTCATGCGTATGCTCGACAATGCCGGCTTCCGTACCGGCTACATCTACAGGCACCCGCTTATCAAG AACGACGTGCCGCGACCCAAGAACGACGTGGAGGTGCCTCCTGCCGTCTCCTCCCTCGGTTATCTGCTTGAAGAAGAAGAACTGTACAAGCAAGG GCTATGGAAGAAAGGTCAAGGCAAGACGGGCGAGCGCACCCGCTGGCTGAACTCGCCCAACGTGTACCAGAAGGTGGAGGTCCTGGAGACGGGCACCTCTGACCCTAAGAAGATCACCAAG TGGGTGGACGCTAACAACGAAGAG TGGGTGCAAGATGGGTCGCCAGCTCACTCCAGCACTCCGGTCAAGATAGACACTTTGCAGTTCGTGCCGAAGAACACTAACCCTAAGGAATTCAAACAATTGCAACAGCAG ataaaggAGAACCGTCGCGCGGACAAGATTAGCGCGGGACCACAGTCGCACATCCTAGAGGGTGTGACGTGGGACGAGGCCAGCAAGCTGATCGGTGAGGACGCCGCCAACACTCACACCGGCGACCATGTGGTCAGCCACCAG GTGCTGATGGGCGCGGCGTCCAAGGGCATCATCCAGCGCGGCTACCAGCACAACGCCACGGTGTACTCGGCGCCCTACGCGCGCAACCCCTTCGACCACGTCACCGACAACGAGATCGACGAGTACAAGCGGATCGTGGAGAGGAAGCAGCGCCCCAATGAAT ACGACACAGACCTGTCGGAGTCTGAGGCGATCAGCGCGGCGCAGATCACGTCCCCGGCCAGCGCGCCCTCCGAGACCGAGGAGGAGTCACGCGACG AACACCGCGTACTCAGAATAGAGACAAAACAAGCGCCCGTACGCAGTCAGCCGGAAGTGGTCCTCAGTGATG TGGACACGACCGATTTCTTGAATGCCGAGCGCGCTCACGCTGACCGAACCAAAG
- the LOC142984964 gene encoding uncharacterized protein LOC142984964, with product PSNFLGKLEDKEELTTNNRSKHEFSRTANFENIIKNFDSPRKHPKCKLSLTNRLAQESNLGHASSRSSLYSIPSIEWDGRCKSDYGLRTRSLTRQRTHGKLFRTRSHSGFINSYLKDPEPNHFHLPRCNSCGAANVSYAWELSKAKNTKNSLYYSVDNLPQKCSEDVEKQTVVEKVVPVFKIDKKEEFVESQEFNEDYYIGEIGNSFSSENQTVIEKNEATVVCNTENKDMFVEDLAVNDDINKTIESVEGEYHSFTDLEDSYESPVKDLVEKDIRDYSVPIDFYCDDFKVKDDKRSPLKVKNLLEPILEESKSSYGDDCNTSTIEKTEFANSNIDIDEIEADSNEMVENTDISDKNTVINEHIIRVDDHITDELKVEDHLIDTSIKIDSVETQLKVQDGNIVNKLIENVPFDAEIQENNNNINEFEDERLKMIEFKTQDGNKYLEIDTKGHKLIENDTTHIEISKTELHMIRQSFTN from the coding sequence CCATCTAACTTTCTAGGTAAACTGGAAGATAAAGAAGAATTAACTACTAACAACCGATCTAAACACGAATTCTCCCGAACGGCTAATTTcgaaaatattatcaaaaacttCGATTCACCCAGAAAACATCCCAAATGTAAACTTAGCTTAACGAACCGTTTAGCACAAGAATCGAACCTAGGACACGCTAGCAGTCGCTCTAGTCTCTACTCCATTCCATCTATAGAATGGGACGGCCGGTGCAAATCAGACTACGGGTTACGAACCCGCTCTTTAACCCGTCAGAGAACCCATGGGAAGTTATTCCGAACCCGGTCGCACAGTGGGTTTATAAATTCGTATTTAAAAGACCCAGAACCGAACCATTTTCATTTACCTAGATGTAACTCTTGCGGCGCTGCTAACGTGTCTTACGCCTGGGAGTTATCTAAAgctaaaaatactaaaaattctttatattattCAGTAGATAATTTACCTCAAAAATGTTCAGAAGATGTTGAAAAACAGACGGTTGTAGAAAAGGTCGTACCggtttttaaaattgataaaaaagaGGAATTTGTTGAAAGTCAAGAGTTTAATGAAGATTATTATATAGGGGAAATAGGCAATAGTTTTTCTTCTGAAAATCAGACTGTTATTGAGAAAAATGAAGCTACTGTAGTTTGTAATACTGAAAATAAAGATATGTTTGTTGAAGACTTAGCCGTAAATGATGATATAAACAAAACGATAGAATCCGTAGAAGGAGAATACCACAGTTTTACCGACTTAGAAGATTCCTACGAAAGTCCAGTTAAAGATTTAGTTGAGAAAGACATAAGAGACTATTCCGTGCCTATAGATTTTTATTGCGATGATTTTAAAGTGAAAGATGACAAACGTTCGCCATTAAAAGTGAAAAATCTACTCGAACCTATTTTAGAGGAATCTAAAAGCTCGTACGGTGATGATTGTAACACATCTACCATTGAAAAAACAGAATTTGCTAATTCTAATATAGATATTGATGAAATAGAGGCAGATTCTAATGAAATGGTAGAAAATACTGatatttctgataaaaatacagttattaatGAACATATAATTAGAGTAGATGACCATATAACTGATGAACTTAAGGTAGAAGACCATTTAATTGATACATCTATTAAAATAGACTCTGTTGAAACTCAATTAAAAGTACAAGATGGTAATATCGTAAATAAACTTATAGAAAATGTTCCTTTTGATGCtgaaatacaagaaaataataataacattaatgaaTTTGAAGATGAAAGACTTAAAATGATTGAATTTAAGACTCAGGATGGAAATAAATATCTAGAAATTGATACTAAAGGTCATAAACTTATCGAAAACGATACAACACATATAGAAATATCTAAAACTGAATTACATATGATAAGACAATCTTTTACAA
- the hts gene encoding adducin 1-like protein hts isoform X3, whose product MADTDTETLPNGTGALSNEEEDERLKQRPADIDADVREMERRKRVEALMSSKLFREELERVLDQQMHEGNDAPLLQRIREMVGGRLHTGSLRGPACVLPINDIRGIEGVGYEKGEKILRCKLAAVYRLVDLFGWTQTGITGQITARLNTAVESVLTTPRGLLPHEVTASSLVKVDMQGAVQDQGTTNFPVNVEGFSLHASVHAARPDIRCVLHVRSPGALAVSAMKRGLLPLCHEAALLGDIAYHRVPNGPLDNSERDKLVRALGPSAKVLVLTSAGALCCGATLEEAFLQARCLAAAADVQLRLAAVPLDDLALIDEETRRQMYEMSRKPPSDAAKWRVGGEEFEALMRMLDNAGFRTGYIYRHPLIKNDVPRPKNDVEVPPAVSSLGYLLEEEELYKQGLWKKGQGKTGERTRWLNSPNVYQKVEVLETGTSDPKKITKWVDANNEEWVQDGSPAHSSTPVKIDTLQFVPKNTNPKEFKQLQQQIKENRRADKISAGPQSHILEGVTWDEASKLIGEDAANTHTGDHVVSHQVLMGAASKGIIQRGYQHNATVYSAPYARNPFDHVTDNEIDEYKRIVERKQRPNEYDTDLSESEAISAAQITSPASAPSETEEESRDEHRVLRIETKQAPVRSQPEVVLSDVDTTDFLNAERAHADRTKVAAVPGRDPNLLSDDEVFLDSPASPLTSSGVTSPVQHVVVRAAARDRQPISDDEVLVFNSYRPPPQPVVISSHHAAVQQTVARGEHTVNGDHSDAHQSTFSHSSKEGSPSKEVSTEDSPKKDKKKKKGLRTPSFLKKKKEKKKTSTPQPA is encoded by the exons ATGGCTGACACCGACACAGAGACGCTGCCGAACGGCACAGGCGCGCTCTCCAACGAGGAGGAAGATGAGAGGCTGAAGCAGCGCCCCGCTGACATTGATGCT GATGTCCGCGAAATGGAACGCCGCAAGCGCGTGGAAGCGCTGATGTCGTCGAAGCTGTTCCGCGAGGAGCTGGAGCGCGTGCTGGACCAGCAGATGCACGAGGGCAACGACGCGCCGCTGCTGCAGAGGATCCGCGAGATGGTGGGCGGCAGACTGCACACTGGCAGCTTGAGG GGCCCAGCATGCGTGCTCCCCATCAATGACATCCGCGGCATCGAGGGCGTGGGCTACGAGAAGGGCGAGAAGATCTTGCGATGCAAGCTGGCGGCCGTCTACCGTCTCGTCGATCTGTTCGGATGGACGCAGA CCGGTATCACAGGCCAGATCACGGCTCGGCTGAACACGGCGGTGGAGTCGGTGCTCACCACCCCCCGGGGTCTGCTGCCGCACGAGGTGACCGCCTCCTCGCTCGTGAAGGTGGACATGCAGGGAGCGGTGCAAGACCAGGGCACCACCAACTTCCCAGTCAATGTTGAAG GGTTCTCCCTCCACGCGTCGGTGCACGCGGCCCGGCCCGACATCCGCTGCGTGCTGCACGTGCGCTCGCCGGGCGCGCTGGCCGTGTCCGCCATGAAGCGCGGCCTGCTGCCGCTGTGCCACGAGGCCGCGCTGCTCGGAGACATCGCCTACCACCGCGTGCCTAATG GTCCCCTGGACAACTCGGAGCGCGACAAGCTGGTGCGCGCGCTGGGCCCGTCCGCCAAGGTGCTGGTGCTGACGTCGGCGGGCGCGCTGTGCTGCGGCGCCACGCTGGAGGAGGCCTTCCTGCAGGCGCGCTGcctggccgccgccgccgacgtgCAGCTGCGCCTGGCCGCCGTGCCGCTGGACGACCTGGCGCTCATTGATGAAGAGACCCGGAGACAG ATGTACGAGATGTCTCGCAAGCCTCCATCGGACGCGGCCAAGTGGCGCGTGGGCGGCGAGGAGTTCGAAGCGCTCATGCGTATGCTCGACAATGCCGGCTTCCGTACCGGCTACATCTACAGGCACCCGCTTATCAAG AACGACGTGCCGCGACCCAAGAACGACGTGGAGGTGCCTCCTGCCGTCTCCTCCCTCGGTTATCTGCTTGAAGAAGAAGAACTGTACAAGCAAGG GCTATGGAAGAAAGGTCAAGGCAAGACGGGCGAGCGCACCCGCTGGCTGAACTCGCCCAACGTGTACCAGAAGGTGGAGGTCCTGGAGACGGGCACCTCTGACCCTAAGAAGATCACCAAG TGGGTGGACGCTAACAACGAAGAG TGGGTGCAAGATGGGTCGCCAGCTCACTCCAGCACTCCGGTCAAGATAGACACTTTGCAGTTCGTGCCGAAGAACACTAACCCTAAGGAATTCAAACAATTGCAACAGCAG ataaaggAGAACCGTCGCGCGGACAAGATTAGCGCGGGACCACAGTCGCACATCCTAGAGGGTGTGACGTGGGACGAGGCCAGCAAGCTGATCGGTGAGGACGCCGCCAACACTCACACCGGCGACCATGTGGTCAGCCACCAG GTGCTGATGGGCGCGGCGTCCAAGGGCATCATCCAGCGCGGCTACCAGCACAACGCCACGGTGTACTCGGCGCCCTACGCGCGCAACCCCTTCGACCACGTCACCGACAACGAGATCGACGAGTACAAGCGGATCGTGGAGAGGAAGCAGCGCCCCAATGAAT ACGACACAGACCTGTCGGAGTCTGAGGCGATCAGCGCGGCGCAGATCACGTCCCCGGCCAGCGCGCCCTCCGAGACCGAGGAGGAGTCACGCGACG AACACCGCGTACTCAGAATAGAGACAAAACAAGCGCCCGTACGCAGTCAGCCGGAAGTGGTCCTCAGTGATG TGGACACGACCGATTTCTTGAATGCCGAGCGCGCTCACGCTGACCGAACCAAAG taGCCGCAGTACCGGGCCGGGATCCGAACTTGTTGTCGGACGACGAAGTGTTCTTAGACTCGCCCGCGTCGCCGCTGACGTCTTCTGGCGTCACGTCACCGGTCCAACATGTTGTTGTTAGAG CGGCCGCGAGAGACCGCCAGCCTATATCGGACGACGAGGTTCTGGTGTTCAACTCGTACCGTCCTCCGCCGCAGCCCGTTGTCATCAGCTCTCACCATGCCGCGGTCCAGCAGACCGTCGCTAGAG
- the hts gene encoding adducin 1-like protein hts isoform X6 has product MADTDTETLPNGTGALSNEEEDERLKQRPADIDADVREMERRKRVEALMSSKLFREELERVLDQQMHEGNDAPLLQRIREMVGGRLHTGSLRGPACVLPINDIRGIEGVGYEKGEKILRCKLAAVYRLVDLFGWTQTGITGQITARLNTAVESVLTTPRGLLPHEVTASSLVKVDMQGAVQDQGTTNFPVNVEGFSLHASVHAARPDIRCVLHVRSPGALAVSAMKRGLLPLCHEAALLGDIAYHRVPNGPLDNSERDKLVRALGPSAKVLVLTSAGALCCGATLEEAFLQARCLAAAADVQLRLAAVPLDDLALIDEETRRQMYEMSRKPPSDAAKWRVGGEEFEALMRMLDNAGFRTGYIYRHPLIKNDVPRPKNDVEVPPAVSSLGYLLEEEELYKQGLWKKGQGKTGERTRWLNSPNVYQKVEVLETGTSDPKKITKWVQDGSPAHSSTPVKIDTLQFVPKNTNPKEFKQLQQQIKENRRADKISAGPQSHILEGVTWDEASKLIGEDAANTHTGDHVVSHQVLMGAASKGIIQRGYQHNATVYSAPYARNPFDHVTDNEIDEYKRIVERKQRPNEYDTDLSESEAISAAQITSPASAPSETEEESRDEHRVLRIETKQAPVRSQPEVVLSDGEHTVNGDHSDAHQSTFSHSSKEGSPSKEVSTEDSPKKDKKKKKGLRTPSFLKKKKEKKKTSTPQPA; this is encoded by the exons ATGGCTGACACCGACACAGAGACGCTGCCGAACGGCACAGGCGCGCTCTCCAACGAGGAGGAAGATGAGAGGCTGAAGCAGCGCCCCGCTGACATTGATGCT GATGTCCGCGAAATGGAACGCCGCAAGCGCGTGGAAGCGCTGATGTCGTCGAAGCTGTTCCGCGAGGAGCTGGAGCGCGTGCTGGACCAGCAGATGCACGAGGGCAACGACGCGCCGCTGCTGCAGAGGATCCGCGAGATGGTGGGCGGCAGACTGCACACTGGCAGCTTGAGG GGCCCAGCATGCGTGCTCCCCATCAATGACATCCGCGGCATCGAGGGCGTGGGCTACGAGAAGGGCGAGAAGATCTTGCGATGCAAGCTGGCGGCCGTCTACCGTCTCGTCGATCTGTTCGGATGGACGCAGA CCGGTATCACAGGCCAGATCACGGCTCGGCTGAACACGGCGGTGGAGTCGGTGCTCACCACCCCCCGGGGTCTGCTGCCGCACGAGGTGACCGCCTCCTCGCTCGTGAAGGTGGACATGCAGGGAGCGGTGCAAGACCAGGGCACCACCAACTTCCCAGTCAATGTTGAAG GGTTCTCCCTCCACGCGTCGGTGCACGCGGCCCGGCCCGACATCCGCTGCGTGCTGCACGTGCGCTCGCCGGGCGCGCTGGCCGTGTCCGCCATGAAGCGCGGCCTGCTGCCGCTGTGCCACGAGGCCGCGCTGCTCGGAGACATCGCCTACCACCGCGTGCCTAATG GTCCCCTGGACAACTCGGAGCGCGACAAGCTGGTGCGCGCGCTGGGCCCGTCCGCCAAGGTGCTGGTGCTGACGTCGGCGGGCGCGCTGTGCTGCGGCGCCACGCTGGAGGAGGCCTTCCTGCAGGCGCGCTGcctggccgccgccgccgacgtgCAGCTGCGCCTGGCCGCCGTGCCGCTGGACGACCTGGCGCTCATTGATGAAGAGACCCGGAGACAG ATGTACGAGATGTCTCGCAAGCCTCCATCGGACGCGGCCAAGTGGCGCGTGGGCGGCGAGGAGTTCGAAGCGCTCATGCGTATGCTCGACAATGCCGGCTTCCGTACCGGCTACATCTACAGGCACCCGCTTATCAAG AACGACGTGCCGCGACCCAAGAACGACGTGGAGGTGCCTCCTGCCGTCTCCTCCCTCGGTTATCTGCTTGAAGAAGAAGAACTGTACAAGCAAGG GCTATGGAAGAAAGGTCAAGGCAAGACGGGCGAGCGCACCCGCTGGCTGAACTCGCCCAACGTGTACCAGAAGGTGGAGGTCCTGGAGACGGGCACCTCTGACCCTAAGAAGATCACCAAG TGGGTGCAAGATGGGTCGCCAGCTCACTCCAGCACTCCGGTCAAGATAGACACTTTGCAGTTCGTGCCGAAGAACACTAACCCTAAGGAATTCAAACAATTGCAACAGCAG ataaaggAGAACCGTCGCGCGGACAAGATTAGCGCGGGACCACAGTCGCACATCCTAGAGGGTGTGACGTGGGACGAGGCCAGCAAGCTGATCGGTGAGGACGCCGCCAACACTCACACCGGCGACCATGTGGTCAGCCACCAG GTGCTGATGGGCGCGGCGTCCAAGGGCATCATCCAGCGCGGCTACCAGCACAACGCCACGGTGTACTCGGCGCCCTACGCGCGCAACCCCTTCGACCACGTCACCGACAACGAGATCGACGAGTACAAGCGGATCGTGGAGAGGAAGCAGCGCCCCAATGAAT ACGACACAGACCTGTCGGAGTCTGAGGCGATCAGCGCGGCGCAGATCACGTCCCCGGCCAGCGCGCCCTCCGAGACCGAGGAGGAGTCACGCGACG AACACCGCGTACTCAGAATAGAGACAAAACAAGCGCCCGTACGCAGTCAGCCGGAAGTGGTCCTCAGTGATG